In Leuconostocaceae bacterium ESL0723, the following proteins share a genomic window:
- the pstB gene encoding phosphate ABC transporter ATP-binding protein PstB, with translation MQANHDLKPVSEFIPEQAPERHIIEMNPKKHEIALSTHNLQVYYGKKLALSEGDLAFERFKITSLIGASGSGKSTFLRSLNRMNDGVATVNGQIMYRGLDINSKDIDVFEMRRHIGMVFQKPNPFAKSIYDNITFALTQRGHYSKDQLDEIVETSLKQAALWDQVKDELHKSALALSGGQAQRLVIARALALKPDILLLDEPSSALDPISSARFEDTLLELKEHYTIIIVTHNMQQAARISDYTAFFHLGKAIEYDLTRKIFTRPKVALTNDYISGNFG, from the coding sequence ATGCAGGCCAACCATGATTTAAAACCAGTCAGTGAGTTCATTCCGGAGCAGGCCCCGGAACGACACATCATTGAGATGAATCCCAAGAAGCACGAAATTGCCTTGTCGACTCATAACCTTCAAGTTTATTACGGTAAAAAGTTAGCCCTTAGCGAAGGGGATTTAGCCTTTGAACGTTTTAAGATCACCAGTCTGATTGGTGCATCTGGTTCAGGTAAGTCGACTTTCCTAAGGTCTTTAAACCGGATGAACGACGGGGTGGCAACGGTTAACGGTCAGATTATGTACCGTGGCTTAGACATTAACTCTAAAGACATTGATGTCTTTGAAATGCGGCGCCATATCGGCATGGTTTTCCAAAAGCCAAATCCCTTTGCCAAGTCCATCTATGACAACATTACCTTCGCCTTGACCCAGCGTGGTCATTACAGCAAGGACCAGTTGGATGAAATCGTTGAGACCAGCCTCAAGCAGGCGGCCCTGTGGGACCAGGTCAAAGATGAGCTCCACAAGTCAGCCCTGGCCCTTTCAGGTGGGCAGGCCCAACGGCTAGTGATTGCTCGGGCCCTGGCTTTAAAACCCGATATCTTACTCTTAGATGAGCCTTCCAGTGCCCTGGATCCGATTTCATCGGCACGCTTTGAAGATACCCTCTTGGAGCTAAAAGAACATTACACCATTATTATCGTTACTCATAACATGCAACAGGCTGCTCGAATTAGTGATTACACCGCTTTCTTCCACCTGGGCAAGGCGATTGAATATGATTTGACGCGTAAAATCTTTACCCGTCCTAAGGTCGCTTTAACCAATGATTATATTTCAGGTAATTTTGGATGA